In Paracoccus fistulariae, a single window of DNA contains:
- a CDS encoding TSUP family transporter, giving the protein MFELTTEIFLILIAAGFLAGFVDAIAGGGGLITVPVLMLTGIPPVQALATNKVQGIFGAATAAISYARRGLVDIRKQWRSAVIAGLAGMIGAILVSYLPTDGLRLILPVILIGIALFFALKPGLNDLDRVQRISPALFAATVVPLVGFYDGLLGPGAGSFYMIGFVTLAGYGVLKATAHTKLLNFASNLGGLLAFSVVATPLWTVGLAMGVAQIFGAMLGARLAARIGARLIKPLLVVTSTALALRLIWQMLG; this is encoded by the coding sequence ATGTTCGAATTGACCACCGAGATCTTCCTGATCCTGATCGCCGCCGGCTTTCTTGCGGGCTTTGTTGATGCCATCGCCGGAGGCGGTGGGCTGATCACCGTGCCGGTGCTGATGCTGACGGGGATCCCGCCGGTGCAGGCGCTGGCCACCAACAAGGTGCAGGGCATTTTCGGCGCAGCCACGGCGGCGATCAGCTATGCCCGCAGGGGGCTGGTGGATATCCGCAAGCAATGGCGATCAGCGGTGATTGCCGGGCTGGCGGGCATGATCGGGGCCATTCTGGTCAGCTATCTGCCAACTGACGGGCTGCGTCTGATCCTGCCGGTCATCCTGATCGGGATCGCGCTGTTCTTTGCGCTGAAACCCGGCTTGAACGATCTTGACCGGGTGCAGCGGATCTCGCCTGCGCTATTCGCGGCGACCGTGGTGCCGCTGGTGGGGTTTTACGACGGTTTGCTGGGGCCGGGTGCCGGCTCTTTCTACATGATCGGCTTTGTCACGCTGGCAGGTTACGGCGTGCTGAAGGCGACGGCCCATACGAAGCTGCTGAACTTCGCCTCGAATCTGGGCGGGTTGCTGGCCTTTTCCGTGGTCGCGACGCCGCTGTGGACGGTCGGGCTTGCCATGGGCGTGGCACAGATTTTCGGGGCGATGCTGGGCGCGCGGCTGGCGGCGCGGATCGGGGCGCGGCTGATCAAGCCGCTGCTGGTCGTGACCTCGACCGCGCTGGCGCTGCGGCTGATCTGGCAGATGCTGGGCTGA
- a CDS encoding NAD(P)H-dependent flavin oxidoreductase — MLPELTHRVVQAPMAGSSTAALAVAVCEAGGLGFVAAGAIDAVRTAQTIQAVRQGTRKDFGVNLFCHRPARRDATTEAAWLRKLTPEFAQFDARPPTELREIYQTFRVDDEMLRMLVTEKPAVVSCHFGLPEPAQIAALKAAGCMLWATATSTQEAQRIKAAGFDLIVAQGWQAGGHRGIFDPSAPDTRADTLDLVRALQPIGLPVIAAGAIMDRRDAQAAIDAGAVAVQSGTAFLLSPEAATPPAHRAAMASGQTQMTRAISGRPARCLVNRFTAIPDEDAPDYPLTYDAGKALHAAASAKGQHGYGAFWAGTGAARAVARPAAETVLAISP, encoded by the coding sequence ATGTTACCGGAATTGACGCATCGGGTGGTTCAGGCCCCCATGGCGGGCAGCTCGACCGCCGCATTGGCCGTGGCGGTCTGCGAGGCGGGCGGCCTTGGCTTTGTCGCCGCCGGGGCGATCGATGCGGTGCGCACGGCACAGACCATTCAGGCGGTGCGGCAGGGCACGCGGAAAGATTTCGGCGTCAACCTGTTCTGCCATCGGCCCGCCCGGCGCGATGCCACGACAGAGGCCGCGTGGCTGCGCAAACTGACCCCGGAATTTGCCCAATTCGATGCCCGGCCGCCCACCGAGTTGCGCGAGATCTATCAAACCTTCCGCGTCGATGATGAGATGCTGCGGATGCTGGTCACCGAAAAACCGGCTGTCGTCAGCTGTCATTTCGGACTGCCGGAGCCCGCGCAGATCGCGGCCCTGAAGGCGGCGGGCTGTATGCTGTGGGCGACGGCAACCTCGACACAGGAAGCGCAGCGGATCAAGGCGGCGGGCTTCGATCTGATCGTCGCGCAGGGCTGGCAGGCGGGCGGGCATCGCGGGATCTTTGATCCGTCCGCGCCCGATACGCGGGCCGACACGCTTGATCTTGTCCGCGCCTTGCAACCCATCGGCCTGCCGGTGATCGCGGCCGGGGCGATCATGGACAGGCGCGATGCACAGGCCGCCATCGATGCGGGCGCCGTTGCGGTGCAATCCGGCACCGCCTTTCTGCTGTCACCCGAGGCGGCCACGCCGCCCGCCCATCGCGCCGCAATGGCCAGCGGGCAGACGCAGATGACACGCGCGATTTCGGGGCGTCCGGCGCGCTGTCTGGTGAACCGCTTTACCGCAATACCGGATGAAGACGCACCGGATTATCCGCTGACCTATGATGCGGGCAAGGCGCTGCACGCGGCGGCCAGCGCCAAGGGTCAGCACGGCTATGGCGCCTTCTGGGCCGGGACTGGCGCGGCCCGGGCGGTGGCGCGCCCCGCCGCCGAGACGGTGCTGGCGATCAGCCCGTGA
- the serB gene encoding phosphoserine phosphatase SerB, which produces MFTVTILAAPTRADLPPTLVEGLRNDWGGSPVNWLKDSVAAEFDLTAEPADFWQIWARLKDQGFDLAIQPSDGRRKTILLADMDSTMIQQECIDELAEVAGVGAHVANITARAMNGELDFNEALIARVGLLKGLDDTVARQVLDSRITLTPGGRELIATMRANGGYAMLVSGGFTVFTGPVSQMLGFDENRANVLLSENGLLTGEVAMPILGREAKVQALLDVTARRGVTPKEVMAVGDGANDLGMLQLAGSGVALHAKPSVAAQVPLRINHGDLTALLYLQGYAARDFVTG; this is translated from the coding sequence ATGTTCACCGTCACCATCCTTGCCGCGCCGACACGCGCCGATCTGCCCCCTACCTTGGTCGAGGGGCTGCGCAATGACTGGGGCGGCAGCCCGGTCAACTGGTTGAAGGACAGCGTCGCTGCCGAATTCGACCTGACCGCCGAGCCTGCCGATTTCTGGCAGATCTGGGCGCGTTTGAAGGATCAGGGCTTCGATCTGGCCATTCAGCCTTCGGACGGCCGACGCAAGACGATCCTGCTGGCCGATATGGATTCGACCATGATCCAGCAGGAATGCATCGATGAACTGGCCGAGGTCGCGGGCGTCGGTGCCCATGTCGCGAACATTACCGCGCGCGCGATGAATGGCGAGCTGGACTTCAATGAGGCGCTGATCGCGCGGGTCGGCCTGCTGAAAGGGCTGGACGATACGGTGGCGCGGCAGGTGCTGGACAGCCGCATCACCCTGACGCCGGGCGGGCGCGAGTTGATCGCAACCATGCGCGCCAATGGCGGCTATGCGATGCTGGTGTCTGGCGGCTTCACGGTCTTTACCGGCCCGGTTTCGCAGATGCTGGGTTTTGACGAAAACCGCGCCAATGTCCTGCTGTCCGAAAACGGCCTTCTGACCGGAGAGGTCGCGATGCCGATTCTGGGGCGCGAAGCCAAGGTGCAGGCGCTGCTGGACGTGACCGCGCGGCGCGGCGTGACCCCCAAAGAGGTGATGGCCGTGGGCGATGGTGCGAATGATCTGGGCATGCTGCAACTGGCCGGATCGGGCGTCGCGCTGCACGCCAAGCCCTCGGTCGCGGCGCAGGTGCCGCTACGGATCAACCATGGCGATCTGACGGCGCTGTTGTATCTGCAAGGCTACGCGGCGCGCGATTTCGTCACGGGCTGA
- a CDS encoding asparaginase: MRSAELIELWRGGQLESLHRGHVVICDKHGVVEAWGKPSQIIFPRSSCKMIQALPLIESGAADDAGLTDRQLALACASHNGARLHVDAVEAWLKDLGLSESDLRCGNQMPEDKDEKRHLICSETSPCQYHNNCSGKHAGFLTLNRHLKGGSEYDEVDHPVQQAIKDAFEEVTGETSPGYGIDGCSAPNWSCSLEGLGRAMAAFANPGSDRRGQAMRRLTDAMRTYPEMVAGEGRACTTLMRAMNHSAVVKTGAEAVFVGILPEQGLGIALKIRDGATRASEAAITALLVHLGLLDEKDPAVGKYLTDPMKNWRGKVVGEMRTSQGFPA; the protein is encoded by the coding sequence ATGCGTTCGGCTGAATTAATCGAATTGTGGCGGGGCGGGCAACTGGAAAGCCTGCATCGCGGGCATGTGGTGATCTGCGACAAGCATGGGGTGGTCGAGGCCTGGGGAAAACCCTCTCAGATCATCTTCCCCCGCTCGTCCTGCAAGATGATCCAGGCGCTGCCGCTGATCGAAAGCGGCGCGGCGGATGATGCCGGGCTGACCGACCGCCAGCTTGCCCTGGCCTGCGCCAGCCATAACGGCGCGCGGCTGCATGTCGATGCGGTCGAGGCCTGGCTGAAAGATCTTGGCCTGTCGGAATCCGATCTGCGCTGCGGCAACCAGATGCCCGAGGACAAGGACGAAAAACGTCACCTGATCTGCTCGGAGACATCGCCCTGCCAGTATCACAACAACTGCTCGGGCAAGCATGCGGGCTTTCTGACGCTGAACCGCCACCTGAAAGGCGGCAGCGAATATGATGAGGTCGATCATCCCGTACAGCAGGCCATCAAGGACGCCTTCGAAGAGGTCACCGGCGAAACCAGCCCCGGCTATGGCATCGACGGCTGCTCGGCCCCGAACTGGTCCTGCTCGCTTGAGGGGCTTGGCCGCGCCATGGCCGCCTTTGCCAATCCCGGCAGCGACCGTCGCGGTCAGGCGATGCGGCGGCTGACCGATGCCATGCGCACCTATCCCGAGATGGTCGCGGGCGAAGGCCGCGCCTGCACCACGCTGATGCGGGCGATGAATCACAGCGCCGTGGTCAAGACCGGGGCCGAGGCGGTGTTTGTCGGCATCCTGCCCGAACAGGGTCTGGGCATCGCGTTGAAAATCCGCGACGGCGCCACCCGCGCCAGCGAGGCGGCGATTACCGCGCTGCTGGTTCATCTGGGCCTTCTGGATGAAAAGGATCCCGCTGTCGGCAAATACCTGACAGACCCGATGAAGAACTGGCGCGGCAAGGTTGTCGGCGAAATGCGGACCTCGCAGGGCTTTCCCGCCTGA